The following DNA comes from Brassica oleracea var. oleracea cultivar TO1000 chromosome C5, BOL, whole genome shotgun sequence.
GGCGAGCGCTGTTGAATCTGCTTGATGCATAAATGTCTCCAGCCCCACAAGGTATTCTTTCGTCACTCTCCTGTTAGCATCTCTGTGCATATACATCCACTTCCGCAACTCGTAAATAGTTCCGGAGCCAGCCATTTTTTTTCTTTTACGTTTTTTGTTGTTGGTGTGTTTAAAATGATGATCAAACATCCATATTTATAGGAAAATTCGAATCTGGTAGTTGTAATTTTCCTATGAATTTACTATGAAAATTAATTAGGTGCAAAAAAAAACGTGTAACACCTACAAAGTTGGTGGATTCAAAATTTCCTTGCTAAACCCACGTAAATCATTTCCTCGTAAATAACACGAGAAGTTTACGTCTACTTTACGAGAAGCGTACGTGAAAACTAATATCATCGTTATTTCCTCGTAAATGACACGTCACGTTACATCGACTTTACGACGAACGGTTTTTGTCGTTAGTTTACGAGGAAATAATGATGATACTATTTTTCACGTAAGTTCCTCGTAAAGTTGACGTAAATTTACGAGGTTTGTTTTTTCTCGTTAATTTCCTCGTTAAGCTTGAGTTTTCTTGTAGTGGACTCCTCGGATCATGTGGTAGGCTGAGCCTCCCGATTTTATTTATGCTGTTTAAATTCCTGCAATTTAAATTTCTGCAATTTAAGTTTATGCTTTTATTTTATGCCTTTAATTTTTGCATTTAAACTCCCGTCTTTATTATATTTAAATATTATTCTATGAATACAGTTATCATGTCGAATTTGACAAAGCTCAAAATTAATGCCCTGGATACTACGGGAAATAATTATATGACCTGGGCAGTGGGTGAAAAGATGCACCTGAGAGGAAACGGGCTTTTGGAAACCATCGAAAGTTCAAAAACGGTGTCGGATGAGAAAAAGGCAAAAGCCATGATATTTTTACGACACCACATCCATGATGGTTTAAAGGATGAATATATTATGAAAGAGGATCCTTGTGACCTCTGGAAATCTTTAAAAGAGAGGTTCGATCACCAGAAATATGTGATCTTACCGAAAGCTAAACACGAGTGGATCCATCTCCGGTTCCAGGATTACAAAAGTGTTAGTGAGTTTAATTCCGCGATGTTCGGAATTACTTCGAGGATGATGTTATGTGGAGAGAAAATAAGTGATTATGATATGATCGAGAAAACTCTCTCCACGTTCCATCATGAAAATGTAATCCTGCAGCAACAGTACTTGGTGAATGGATATACCCGTTACTCGGAGTTGATGCAAGTGCTCCTTGTAGCGGAGCAGAATAATCAACTCGTGACTTTAAACCATCAAGCTCGTCCCATTGGATCTGCTCCATTCCCTGAAGCGAATGTTGCATCATCCAGTTTTGATAATAGAAGAGGACGAGGTCGTGGACGTAGTGGAAACCGTTATCATGGTCGCGGAAGAGGACGAGGAAATAGATTTCGTCCCTATGATGAAAGAAATAATAAAGACTTCCACGAAAATGAAAGGAATGAAAAGGACCAGGATGATAAAAGGCAAACAGGAAAGATTTGCTACAGATGCGGCATGAAAGGTCATTGGGTACATAGTTGTCGTACACCAAAACATTTAGCCGATCTGTATAGCGAATCCCAAAAGGGAAAAGAGAAAGGAAGAGGTGAAACTAACTTCATCTCTGATGAACCTGGGCCATCCTTTCATGGTTTAAACGATGATACTCATCTCGACGTATCAGACTTTCTGGTTGAACCAGAGAGTATCGATGAGTGATAGAATCGATGTGATATAAGTAGACTGTATTATATTATATATATCTTTTGTTGTAAGATATATGTTATGTTTGTTATGTTTAATGTTTAATAATTTATGTTTTATGAATATTTTAAATTCAGAAAGAATGCCAAACTTTGAGACTACGGATGGAGATTTGTGTTTGGCAGATAGTGCGTCAACGCACACGATAATCAAAGGTAAGAAATATTTCTCCAGTCTCAAAATAAGAGATTACGCTGGAAGCGTAAGTACAATATCTGGTAATGCAAAGATTATTATTGGCTCAAGAAGAGCGAAATTTTCAATGCCAGGGGGAACGATATTTGAAATAAGTAATGCATTGTATTCCCCCAAGTCTCATAGAAACTTGTTAAGTTTTAAAGATATCCGAAGAAATGGATATCATATTGAGACTATGAGTAAAGATGGCATTGAATTTCTTTGCATTAAGTCCGAGAGGAAACATATACTTGAAGAGTTAAGAATGTTATTCTCTGGACTATATTGTACGAAAATAACCATGACTGAGTCCTATGTTGTGGTAAACATGATGTTTACTGATACATTTAAAATATGGCTTGAAAGGCTAGGACATCCTGGTTCAGTCATGATGAGAAAGATAGTGCAAAATTCGAATGGTCATCCGTTGAAAAACGGATTTTTTTTGCAAACGGGCGAGTTTACATGTAATGCATGTTCTCAAGGAAAACTTATATCTCGGCCATCACCAGCAAAAGTAGGCAATGAATCACCAATGTTTTTGGAAAGAATACATGGTGATATATGTGGACCGATCCACCCACCGTGCGGGCCGTTTAAGTATTTCATGGTATTGATGGATGCATCTAGTAGATGGTCAAGTGTGTCTCTTTTGACGACACAAAATATGGCTTTCGCAAAATTCATTGCCCGGATAATAAAGCTGAGAACGCNNNNNNNNNNNNNNNNNNNNNNNNNNNNNNNNNNNNNNNNNNNNNNNNNNNNNNNNNNNNNNNNNNNNNNNNNNNNNNNNNNNNNNNNNNNNNNNNNNNNNNNNNNNNNNNNNNNNNNNNNNNNNNNNNNNNNNNNNNNNNNNNNNNNNNNNNNNNNNNNNNNNNNNNNNNNNNNNNNNNNNNNNNNNNNNNNNNNNNNNNNNNNNNNNNNNNNNNNNNNNNNNNNNNNNNNNNNNNNNNNNNNNNNNNNNNNNNNNNNNNGAACCAGTAACTGGTGATATGTTTACGGCACGATTTGCCGATTGTCATTTTAATGATGTGAATTTCCAGCGTTAGGGAGAGGAATTGGTAAAATTTCTCAAGAGATTACATGGTGTACACCGTCATTGTTACACCTTGATCCCCCTACGAATCAAAGAAAACTGGAAGTTCAGAAAATTGTGCATTTGCACAATTTGGCAAACCAGTTACCAGATGCGTTCACAGATACAAGAAGGGTGACGATGTCATGTATACCTGCTGAAAATATTCCATCAAGAGTTGATGTTTCTAAAGAAAAAACTGATGGTAACAGAATGAATGAACCTCGGGTTCAATTAAAGAGGGGGAGGCCAGCGGGTTCTAAAGATAAAAATCCCCGAAAGAAAAAGAAATTGGTTGAACAAAATAATAAGGTTCGAGAAGAACCTGATATTGAAAGATGTCTGAAAGAAGACATAAATGGAAAGGTTCTAGAAAGAAACTGATATTGAAAAATGTCTGAAAGAAGGCATAGATAAAGATGATCCAGATGACGAGAAGGAAACAGAAAAGTATGAGATTCCATCAATTACGCCCAAGATGAAAAGATATGGATCAGAAATCAGATAAAAGATGTTGATGGAATGTTCTCCTTTTCTGTGTCCAGAGAGATCGATCATGAAAATGATGATCCCGATCCAAGGTCCATTTTAGAATGTCAAAAAAGACATGATTGGGAGGAGTGAAAGAAGGCCATTCAAATTGAATTACTCTCCATGAATAAAAGAAATGTCTTTGGCCCTATTGTCATAACGCTTGAGAATATAAATCCTGTTGGGTTTAAGTGGGTATTCGTGAGAAAAGTAAATGAGAAGAATGAAGTAACACGATATAAAGCCCGATTAGTTGTCCAAGGTTTTTCTCAGAGACCGGTAATTGATTTTGAGGAAACGTATTCCCCGGTAATGGATGCAATTACGTTTAGATTTTTGATGAGCCTAACGGCGTCTAAAAATCTTGAAATGCATCTCATGGACGTTGTGACTGCATATTTGTATGGATCGTTGGATAACGATATATATATGAAGCTCCCTGAGGGATTGAAAATGCCTGAAGCATTGAAAGAAAAATCCAGGGAGATTTGTTCGGTCAAGTTACAGCGATCACTATACGGATTAATGCAATCCGGACACATGTGGTACAATCGCTTAAGTGAATATCTTTTGAGTAAAGGATATGTGAATAATGCGATATGTCCATGCGTTTTTATAAAGAAATCGTCATCTGGCTTTGTGATCATTGCTGTATACGTAGATGACCTGAACATAATTGGAACTCAAAAGGAAGTTGATGATGCTCGAACTCATATGAAAGAGGAGTTCGAAATGAAAGATCTTGGCAAGACAAAATTTTGTCTTGGGCTCTAGATTAAGCATCTCTGAGAGGGAATATTTGTGCATCAATCAAACTATACGAAAAGGTTATTGAAACGCTTTCGTATGGACAAAGTGACTCCTTTGAGTACTCCAATGATTGGTATATCTCTCAATGTTGAGAGTGATCCTTTTAGGCCCTTCAAAGATAGCGAGAAGATATTAGGTCCAAAAGTACCTTATATGAGTGCTATCGGTGGGCCGTTATATCTTGCAAACTGTACCAGACCAGATATAGCTTTTGCTACTAATCTACTGGTGAGATATAGTTCTGCTCCTACTCGCAAGCATTGGGACGGAATAAAGCACTTATTTCGTTACCTCCAAGGTACAGTTGATTTAGGGTTAATGTGTTTTAGAAAACCCGAGTTTAGTATGGTTGGTTTTGCAGATGCAGGATACTTATCAGATCCTCATAAGGTTCGATCGCAAACCGGCTATGTTTTTACAATTGGTGGAACTACGATCTCTTGGCGGTCCCAAAAACAAACTCTGGTTGCGACATCTTCAAATTATGGAGAAACTATTACGCTTCACGAAGCATGTCGAGAATGTGTGTGGCTTCGGTCAATGAATCACCACATAAAAGAATCAAGCGGAATAGTCAACGAGAAAGAGCCGACGAAAATATTTGAAGATAATTCGGCTTGTGTTGCTCAACTCAATGAAGGCTACATCAAGAGCGACAAAACAAAGCACATCCCTCCAAGATTTTTCTCATATATACGAGAGCTTGAGAAAAATAAAGAAGTGGACATCGAGTATGTACGGTCATGCGACAATCCAGCTGACTTGTTTACAAAAGCTCTTCCGACTACAACAATCTGAAAATACGTCTGCGGTATCGGAATGCGGCATTTGCGTGACCTATGACGAGAAAGCTATGTCCACTATTCGCAGGGGGAGATTACGGCAGTTTACTCTTTTTCCCTTGTCATGGTTTTTATCCCAATGGGGTTTTCCATGACTAGGTTTTTAACAAGACACTACGTAATACAAAATAGATAATCAAGGAGGAGTGTTAAAGATAATGTTTGTGATTATCTATTTAGAAGATAAAATATATCTTCTTCTTTTGTCTTATTAGTCAAAGTCGGTCTTTGCCTGATATTTATGACCGAGTGATGTTTTATTTTAATATTTCTCTGTCACTATAAATATGTACGTATCCTCTTGTTTATTAATTGAACATCTGAAGTGAAAAAGCTACTCTCTCTCTCTTACAAAATTTTCTCTCTCTCGTTGTTTCCTTTTAGAAACACAAAAATCCAAAACACAATAAACTCATATTACATCCCTCTCTCTCCATCGCTGTCAACTCTACTTTTAATATAAACCACATATTTTCAACTGGTTTACAACAGATCCTATATATTATTTGATTTTACCATCTTTAACCTCCCGTGAATAATGTTCTTGCACCAAATGAGCGAAATAATATTTTATATATTTTTATTTTTAATTAAAATAAATTTAACTTTAACTTTTACTCTTTTAATATTTGTGGATGATAATTAGTAGAATAAATAATTTTAAACTGTATTTTATTGTGTTAAAAAAAAATAGAGATCATTTTCTCTTCTATATGTTTATTTATTGAGTTAAGTAGATGATCGAGCATGTTGCTGCCGATGGCATTTTGTATTGGACCTTTCTCAGCTTCGATACTAACCTTGGAGGCTGTTTTTCTTTGGCCGAGAGTGGCTGTATTAATGTTTTCGGGACTGGCTGTTGGTGGCTTCGAATCCCTGCCCGTTTAGAGCTTTTTTTTATTTTAATATTTTGCTCGAATCTATATGACTACGGTTTTATAAATAGAGAGAACTACCATTTTTTGGAGTTAGAGAGACAGGGTATGAGTTTTCATCTCATCCCTGTCGCTCTGACGATCATAATACCAGTCGTTGTGCAAGATGAGAACACTCGAAATTTTTTCTGGAGACTCATAAACGTACCGATAAAAATGAAGAGACAAGTTTTGGGATATCGTATCGGGCTGTTGATACTATGCCTTTCAGATGTAAAAGACCAGGGATGCTGGGTTTAGGGCAAGACCTAGGATTACTTTCGGCTTAAGGCTTTGCGACGACTAATCGGCTTTCGTTTTGAATGTTTGCGATTTCATCCTGATTCGTACGGATTTAAAGTCTGAGAAATATTATTGGCTTATATGACTTGTCTTGGTAAGAACCGAGCTACTTCCAAAGGCTTTTTTTAGGTGTTGACCAAAATTTTGGATTTCTTGTATAGCGCACTATGTTATCTTTGTCGGATGTACGAGAGCTTATCCTTATGGGGATGGCTATGTCTCTTTAGGACGTTAGATTTTGTTTGTTGTGATCAGAAACAAAGAAATGTTAAGTGTTAGCGTTTCGAGGTGTGTTACTGTTTAGAGGTGTTAGTGCGTTTGACTGTTTCGAGTTTCTGAGACGAGGGTTCCGTCTGAAAAATTTAGACGGAAAACAGTTCTTCGAGCGTTAGCAACATCTCGCTGTACCGAAAGTTGAGTTTTCCTTATGCCGCATTTCGTGGTTGAAATTTTTGCGGGCTCGAAGAGTGGTATCAAAAGGGTTTTGTCTTTAACCTTACCGAAAAGAAACGTTTGATTTGTTTGAGGATGTTCACAGCCAAACCTGCTGTTTCCGTTTGAATGCTAAATTGTTTGATTTGTGATCAAGGAATTTGGACCGAGGTGTGGCGTAAATTTTTCCTAGGGAAGAAGCGTCTTCCTCCACTGTGCTTTGTGAAGTGTTGGCCTTCCGAGATTTAGTTCGAGTATTTTAAGCACAACTCGTATAGCTCTAGGAGCTTTATTACAAATGTTTCCTTACATGCCGTGTTTTATGGGTAAAACGCTGCGGGATTAAAGCGAATCATGGAGCATACAGAACTTAGTTGATTGTTGATAAGTTCAAAGTTTGGTTGTTAGAAATGAGTTTTGTTATGAAGAATTTTATCGTATGATTTCCGCTTCTGGGTTATACGACAAGTTGTTTGCGTAATCGTCACTTGGCGTTTTATGACAAATCGTGGATTGTCGTTCAGCCGTTAAGTGATTGGAGTGGTTGTCGCACAAACATTTTTTCTTGGCATGGAAGCTTATGTTCAGCCGCGTAGCCGAGGATGTTATTGGTAGATGATTAGACCATGATACTTTCGTACTAACATTAAGGTCATGCTCGATCACGATTGTCCTTAAAAAGGAATACCGAGTTCTGGTTCGGGGTCTATGGGGAGGCATAGTCGGCTGAGAGCTAAAAAGAGTTTGTCGAGATTGATATGCCAAGTATAGCGGAGTTTTTTGTGTTAAGATGGCCCATGGTTTTAGAGAACGATTTTCCACTTTAGGTTTCAGTTATACGACGAATGTTTCGTATAATGTTTCCTTTAGTCGTATGAAAATTTTTTTCCTTTTTTTCCAAGGGAGACGAAGCCCAAGAGGCTCGACACAGAACCCGTGCGAAGTCAGTTACTGAATTATTTCCTGCTCGGAGGTCTCCGAGGGAAGCGAAAGGCAGAAGTCAGAGACCTGCAGGGAGCTTCATTTTTGGTTATACGAAAATTATTTACCACAGTTATTCGTAAGACTTTTTATGTTTATTTACGAAAGTTGCTTCATATGACTCAGTTTGACTGTAAGGAGGACTCTTCGTGAAAGTATTTTTAGAGGGACTTCTCGTAGAAGTAAATAGAGAGTGTTTCTCACAAGTTACTCGTGATATCTGCGAACGAGGAATACATTTTCCTTATTCACTTTTTCGTATTACGAAGTTGTTTTGCATTAAACCGATCTTGTTTTCCTGTAGACAGTTTCGTATAAAATGTTTTCGGTATACGAAAGTAACTAGATCATAACCCGCGCACATGCACGGGAAAGTTTTTATAAAATGTGTTTATTAAATAGTTTTAAGATTTTGCAACACTACAATCTTTATTGATTATAAAATGACGAATACAAATGTTGGTCTCTTAAATATATCATCGTTGTTGTATGCTCAAAAGAAAGTTATATTTTGCAGCTGACACAAATCACCAAAACAAAATAGGTAACATCGATTGTATAATGACGAAAGGGGATTAGGTTTTCTGCTCTCGAAGTGTTTACTATTGACTCTCCATAAATGAGTTCATTTTCCACCTCTATAAAATTGTGATTTTATTCTCGTCTTTGTTTTGTTGATATTAGTTAAGTTTCTTTTTTTAACTTCTTTGATGAATTCGGTGAATTAAATAAGTATCAATTTAAAAATAAAAATGGACATCTCTAAAAATTATTTTCACTCGAGATACATATCTAAGAATCAATTTAAAAAAAAAACTCACTGGTAAACTATATTAACAGATTAGTGTTCAAAACTAATATATCAAGTTGTTATAGAATATACAAGTGCAGACTCGAAATATAAATGTATGTCTAGTATATAGTCACCAGCTCGGTCTAAAAATCATCTAATTATAGAACAACAAAATAAATTACTTATTTCACAAGTTCAGGTAATAATTGAATTCAAATGGGTAATATCCGAACCCGAATGGATATCCGAAGATAACCAAACATAAGTATATTTAACCCTATATTCCTACTTTACTTCTCTCATTTTATTCAAAATATTTATATTAATGATGCTTATTGCTCAAAATTAGATAATATGAGAAAAATATAACATATGAGAAAAAATCTGATTTTTTTTATTATATGCTTAATGTGATTGTTTAATTTCTTTTAATATCATAAAATTAAACAAAAAGAGAGAGGTTAGAAAAATTGTTATCAAATATGTATTATTGATAATCATTAATTGTCATATATATATATATATATATATATTAATCATATTACGTAATTCCGTAGCTTTTATTTAAGGAAAGAAAAAATATTATTTTGTACACTACTAATTAATTTGATAGTTAGTTTAATAAAAAGGCATATTATATGTCTATATGGACCAATTTCTTTTTCTAACAATTCTAATAATCATCGTCGCGATGACACGTGGCTACGAAAATATGTTGTAATGCTCCATGATTAATATATAGGCGATGGGTGATCATTTTTATGAAGACAGTAAATCGAAGATGTCAAAGTAGCGATGTTTCCGCTTTGATTTCGACCTTTGGTGAAAGTTGCACTCATGGAGTTTTACCGAAGGTTATTTCGTTATGATTTGATTGCTAACCATCGTGCTATTAGTCCGACCTTGGTAAACGTTTTCGAATCACGAGATTGCGACAAGAGATGATGTAGAGTTTTTAATACTATGTTTGTGATGGTTTGGCTACGTTGCTAGCGTTTTAGACGAATCCTAGGTTGTCATTTACCTTTTGGGATGATTTTGACAGGGCATCGCATTGCCTAAGTGTTTTTCTGCTTACTGCTGCGAGAGTTTACTTAGTTGAAAGCGTTTTTTTTTAGGCTGAAGCAAAAAAAAATTTAAAGTATGGGAGTATATGAGTATAGTATACGTACCTATTCCCTCCTTTTTTAGGAAGGAAAAACGGATAAACTGTTCTTTCGAAGGGTTGTGTATGTTTTTTCTTTCTTTGGGAAGTGAGATGAGTATGCTGGAATACGTGGCGATCATTTCTTGGTTTTATAAGAGATTAGATCGATTTGCAACTTCTGCCTGGACAGTTAAGGAACAATAGAACAAGATTGGAAAAATTGCCTAAGATTTACTTTACTAGACTATCCACCAAAATTCTAAGTTCCCTAAAGTTCACACCAGTTTCCAAGACGTTTTCAATCCTTTCCAAAGAAAAACTACAAGTCTGATAAAATATCTAAGTCGGACATACCTTAGCCTTATCAAAGATTTGGGTTTGCCTCTTCTTCATTCTATTTCATTTTTCATAGTGTTAGTTTTTACGAGAACGAGTTTTTATTTCATCAAAGGTTTTCGTGAGTATGAGTAAGTATTTTGTCGAAAGTTTTATTTGGCGTTTAGGAATGGCCACTTTTGACTTAACGTCAAAGAACTTCGAAAAGTCTGATGCTGATTTTCATATGAATTGGTTTTCTGACGAAAATATCGGAGTGATGAAGAGATTTCAACGTCTATGTTCTCTGTTCTCGTTTCTTCGCACTGCTAGTTTTAACTAAATTGACCAAGTGCGCTTTGTATATCGTTGAAAAGTGTATCAAACGTTCATGAATAAATATTTTTGACTCTACGTGGCAGAATTTTGTAAAACTGGATTGCGTTTTTTTTGAACCAAAAGAACTATACGAAATCTTTGAAACAAAGCAAGGAGAAGTAGGTGATGTCTTATAAAAGGCTGAAGTGGGGGATTAGGAGAAAGAAGCAATGCACACAATATTATTCGGGTGGGGTGCTCAGTGCGTCAAGCTGCAAGGGAACTAGTCCTGCCCTAGCCCTTATTGTCTTCGTGTTTCCGTTGATTGTTTCATATGATATTTTTTTACTTTGTCAAGGTTTTCAACTTTATTTCAAATTTTATTTACAAGAATCGTTTCGAAAATGTTGTCAAATTTATTGTACAAAATTTTTATCATAAAATACTCCCTCGTTTCACTCTATGAATGAAGTTTAGTAAAATGTTGTCGAGTTTAATTTTACGAAAGATGTTTCGTAAAATGTTTGTCGGGTTTAACGAAAGTTGTTTCGTATAATGTAGTCGAGTTTATTTTTACGGAAGTTGTTTCGTGAAATGTTGTCGAGCATAATTTTCAAAGGTTATTCCGAAAAATGTAATCGAGTTAATTTGGCAAAAACTGTCTCGTAAAAAGTTGTCAAGTTTAATTTTTAAAAAGTTGTTTCGTAAAATGGCGCCGAGTTTAATTTAGTGAAATGCCGTTTTCGGAAAAACTCATGCTTCGTAAAATGCCGTTTTCGGAAAAACTCATGTTTTGCGGTTGTTCCGCAAATTTAGTTTCTGGGTTTTAGTATAAGAAACTCTGGCTGTGATGAGCTTAATTATCGCAACTAAACTTAGGGCCCGACTGGTTCAAACGCAACGGTTGCAGTTGCGGGAGTTTGCGGATGTAGGTGGTTGTGGTTTCTAGCGGTTTAAAGACATTTGTACGACTAGTTGTACAGCTATAAATTGATGCATTTGCGGGATATTTATGACTGGTTAACTTCCAAATGCAGCAGAGATTAAATAATAAATTAACAATATTTACATTTTATATAATTACAAAATATCAAAAAACATAATATTATAATAAATATAAAAATTATATTTAGAAAGTTATAGTTTAAAATTTTTAAAAATTATAGAAAATAATTTTATTTTTAAATTTATAATATTAATTAAAATATAATAGATATATTTTAGTATTTTTATCATTCCAATTTAATTTTTTATTGAATATTTTTTTTTTGTATTTATATTGTTTTTTTCAAAATAAAAAAAAAAATATTCTCCCACAACTGCCCGCAACCACAAACGCTAGTTGGAACCAACTTTTGAGTTTATGAGGTTTAGAACGGTTTGAAGCGGTTTAAAGTGTTTTGAGTAATTGTTGCAAAACGCCAACAACCGCTACCAACCGCAAAAGCTGTGTTTGCGGGTGGGAGCGGGAAAACCAGTCATACCCTTAGTCAAAAAAAAAATCGTTTCCGCAGGATTGATCTGAGGGAGTTTTGAGTAGTGTTTCCAAAGTAAGCTTAGGTGTTCATTATCGAGAATTCTGTGAATATGTTACTATAGAACCGATGCTTGAATTTTTAGGAAATCTTATGTCTCAAAACATGTTTTAGCAGGGACGGATATGATCTCCCATTTTGCTTAGTTCAGTCTTCATCAACCGTTTCAGGTTTCCAATGATTCAATAGAAATCAACTTCGTTTATCTAAAGGTTATTCGGAAGAAGTATGGCAGTGGGGGATTAAGAATCCGATTTGCTGTGCTTCTATTTCCGTGAGTAATATAGAGTTTCTCCGCAGTTTTAGTGAGATCAAGTTTATTTTTCGAAAGGTTTTCGGAAAACATTTTTTGATCAAACCCTTACTCGTTGAGACTTCTCCATCTCGGTAATGAAACAAATTTTACGGGGTTTGATAGTTATTATTGTTGCCCTTTATGTTTATACAGAGAAATTGCGATCTCAGTTTCGTACTCTTCCATTGGCGAAAATTTGCGACTAGGTTTTTGGTTTTCTCGAGTTCTGCGGCGTTTGCGTAAGCGTTAGCCATAGGAGCAGTCGCTGCTGGAGTTGTTTTACCAGTGTGTTTGCGAGCTGCGAGTTTGTTTTTCATATTTCCAGACTTTTTTTATCAAGCGTTTTGCGGCCGTAAGAGTAAGAGTAATCCCCCCCTCTCCTTCGAGCGCCAAACTGTGGGAACCAAATTACGCACCGTAGATTCTTGTTAACGAATGAAAGCAAAGAAACCCCTACTTTCCTTGAGATCCGGATTCTCTGCGAGAGTCAACGAAAAGTGACCAAATGAATGCGGAAAAATATTGAAAGATAACAAAACGAATTTAAAAAACAATGGATCTATATTTCGAATTTGCGTATGAGCGTTCCATAGACAAAAGCATACATGAAGATTGTCTGGAAACGGGATTACAAAGGAAAATGTATAACACAAACAGTAAAAGGAGATTAAGTTTGCTAGAATTATAACCTATGCGGAGAAAAACCTATGTGGACGCAACTCGCTTAGCAATAGACAAAAAGACGAAAAAGATTTAAAAGATTTAGGACTGCCAACGTACCCACTTCGAGGATAAAGCCGAACGTAGTTCAATTAAGAGAACGGAACAAAAGATCGAACTCCTGGGCGAGTTCATCTAGTAATCGAGTGCCAGTCATAGTAACCGAACTTATCGAAAATAAAGCCTAAAGTTTCTAAATGCAGAGAGTTCTATGAGTAAGGAATCGTCTTGCGCCTATCGCCTTGGCATCCCTTATACACTCCTCCTAGGTCAGTTTTGGCTTTCCTTTTCCACTTTTGGGTCGAGTTTCTCTTCTCGTGGAAATATTCCATTTATCTCGATCTTCATGATTATCCTTTGAAACTTGACATTTATCTTTGAAAGTTGACATTTATCTTTTCCTGTGAGTAAAATAAAAACGTCATAGTAGTCTTGGGCTCATTGTCGTCTAAATTTGCAAGTGGGCTTTTTAGCTGCGTTTTTAAACCTTTGTGGGCTGTTTTATGACTTTAA
Coding sequences within:
- the LOC106344810 gene encoding uncharacterized protein LOC106344810; protein product: MHLRGNGLLETIESSKTVSDEKKAKAMIFLRHHIHDGLKDEYIMKEDPCDLWKSLKERFDHQKYVILPKAKHEWIHLRFQDYKSVSEFNSAMFGITSRMMLCGEKISDYDMIEKTLSTFHHENVILQQQYLVNGYTRYSELMQVLLVAEQNNQLVTLNHQARPIGSAPFPEANVASSSFDNRRGRGRGRSGNRYHGRGRGRGNRFRPYDERNNKDFHENERNEKDQDDKRQTGKICYRCGMKGHWVHSCRTPKHLADLYSESQKGKEKGRGETNFISDEPGPSFHGLNDDTHLDVSDFLVEPESIDE